From Solea solea chromosome 20, fSolSol10.1, whole genome shotgun sequence, one genomic window encodes:
- the arhgef1a gene encoding rho guanine nucleotide exchange factor 1a isoform X8, which produces MSRVASLSKLRQERMREINMRNKEREQMREREKAAREREACYGNGHLFTTLTVSGTTLCTACNKSITAKEALNCPTCNVTIHNRCRDTLPNCAKMRQRQQKTVLLRNNSGLHNVTLRAKTPGMRERPTSAIYPSESFRQTLLGSRRGRSGLSLSKSVSTNNISGALNDDSPLGLRRILSQSTDSLSFRARAMSVESLNDDGDIYYTSVLEELEMEIQDFKADSWSMAVDTNYLQAHRKNVIKRQDVIYELIQTELHHMRTLYIMERVFQQGMLDELQLELSTVHSIFPCLDQLIRIHSHFLAQLLLRRNNSLQPGSSHNFTIHELGDILLQQFSGQSGDDMRKTYAEFCSRHLKALKVYKELLARDKRFQYFIRRVTRGPLLRCHGVQECILLVTQRISKYPVLIQRILENSTEDEEEAAAVAQALSRIRELLTSIDQQVEEIEKTQRLQEIQARLDPRSEARVRDGRVFKTVELLRRRLVHEGTLFWKTPGSRLKDIQVLLMTDILVFLQEKDQRFIFPSLDKPPVLSLQNLIVRDIANQERGMFLISDSCPPEMYELHAATKENRNVWIRHIQRTVSKCPSREEFPLIETEHKAHLRRLKADLHQKDREVLELLQERVMVFCELAELTSGQEGLHPPITRYLFRADTPQAPRAEKLLLDATAEVDRLSELLLGSSVDIPILCHHNHKEVADTGPQDLLLNGAHEFCVSKDSMRSQDKTPSSEICQRLVNLSVYLHALQGAIIKQDSILEMLLQSQDTTVPAGGGGGGGGGGGAARPLWRDGGNREANVGSSIGELALLQRQHSLLQDELLRLRDAENRFKDSEKARAKLEKQVRHMKVCSGGPAPDAQQLEEQTSQPVSLRPGRDDFRAADTVQARPESDCAADGLQDGSDLEVDMTSDDDDDDDETSENSKGLHDIPEDL; this is translated from the exons aataaagagagagaacaaatgagggaACGGGAGAAGGCAGCCAGAGAAAGGGAAGCGTGTTACGGCAACGGTCACTTGTTCACAACGTTGACGGTGTCAGGAACTACACTGTGCACGGCCTGCAACAAGAGCATCACTGCCAAGGAGGCGCTCAACTGCCCGA catgcaACGTCACCATCCACAACCGCTGCAGAGATACTTTGCCAAACTGTgccaaaatgagacagagg cagcagaagacagtCCTGTTGAGGAATAACTCAGGTTTGCACAACGTCACACTGCGCGCAAAAA CTCCAGGAATGCGTGAACGTCCAACCTCGGCGATCTACCCCTCCGAGAGCTTCCGACAGACCCTGCTGGGGTCACGGCGAGGTCGCTCCGGCCTTTCACTCTCCAAGAGCGTCTCCACCAACAACATCTCAGG CGCTCTGAACGACGACTCTCCTCTGGGCCTGCGCAGGATCCTGTCCCAGTCCACAGACTCGCTCAGCTTCAGGGCCAGAGCCATGTCTGTGGAGTCGCTCAATGATGACG GAGACATTTACTATACGTCAGTGCTGGAGGAGTTGGAGATGGAGATCCAGGACTTTAAGGCAGACTCGTGGAGCATGGCTGTGGACACCAACTATCTGCAGGCACATCGCAAAAATGTCATCAAGAGGCAGGACGTCATCTACG AGCTGATCCAGACGGAGCTGCACCACATGCGCACGCTCTACATCATGGAGAGGGTGTTTCAGCAGGGCATGCTGGACGAGCTTCAGCTGGAACTGAGCACCGTGCACTCAATCTTCCCCTGCTTAGACCAGCTCATCAGAATACACTCTCACTTCCtggcacagctgctgctgcggcgcAACAACAGCCTGCAGCCTGGATCCAGCCACAACTTCACCATCCACGAGCTGGGAGACATTCTGTTACAGCAG TTCTCAGGCCAGAGTGGCGACGACATGAGGAAGACTTACGCCGAGTTCTGCAGCCGCCACTTAAAGGCTCTTAAAGTCTACAAGGAGCTGCTGGCTCGAGACAAGAGGTTCCAGTACTTTATACGA CGGGTGACTCGAGGACCGTTGCTACGTTGCCACGGGGTTCAGGAGTGCATCTTGTTGGTGACTCAGCGAATCTCCAAGTATCCTGTCCTCATTCAGCGCATTCTGGAAAACAGCACCG aggacgaggaagaagctgctgctgtggcccAGGCGCTCAGCAGAATCAGAGAACTCCTTACTTCAATAGACCAGCAG GTGGAGGAGATAGAGAAAACACAGCGGCTGCAGGAGATCCAGGCCAGACTGGACCCCAGATCTGAGGCCAGAGTGAGAGACGGCAGAGTTTTCAAGACCGTGGAGTTACTGCGACGCAGACTTGTCCACGAGGGAACCCTGTTCTGGAAAACCCCAGGATCCAGACTCAAAG atatacAGGTCTTATTGATGACGGACATCCTGGTGTTCCTGCAGGAGAAGGACCAGAGGTTCATCTTCCCAAGTCTG GACAAACCCCCGGTGCTGTCCCTGCAGAACCTCATCGTGAGGGACATCGCCAATCAGGAGCGAGGCATGTTCCTCATCAGCGACTCCTGTCCGCCCGAGATGTACGAGCTCCACGCCGCCACCAAGGAAAACAGGAACGTGTGGATACGACACATCCAACGCACAGTCAGCAA gtgtccGTCAAGGGAGGAGTTCCCTCTCATCGAGACGGAACACAAGGCCCATCTGAGGAGACTCAAAG CCGATCTCCATCAGAAGGACCGGGAGGTGCTGGAGCTCCTGCAGGAGAGGGTGATGGTGTTCTGTGAGCTGGCAGAGCTGACCAGTGGTCAGGAGGGACTTCATCCTCCCATCACTCGCTACCTGTTCCGCGCGGACACACCCCAAGCTCCCCGAGCGGAGAAACTGCTACTGGATGCAACAGCTGAAG TGGACAGACTGAGTGAACTCCTCCTGGGCTCCAGTGTGGACATACCTATTCTCTGTCATCACAACCACAAGGAGGTGGCAGACACCG GTCCTCAGGATCTCCTGCTCAACGGAGCCCATGAGTTTTGTGTCTCAAAG GACAGCATGAGGAGTCAAGACAAGACACCTTCCTCT GAGATCTGTCAGAGACTGGTGAATCTCAGTGTTTATCTTCACGCACTTCAG GGTGCGATCATCAAACAGGACTCAATCCTGGAAATGCTGCTACAATCTCAGGACACCACAGTGccggctggaggaggaggaggaggaggaggaggaggaggagcagcgcgCCCTCTGTGGCGAGACGGCGGAAACCGCGAGGCCAACGTGGGGTCATCCATCGGGGAGCTGGCTCTTCTGCAGAGACAACACAGTCTGCTGCAGGACGAGCTGCTGAGACTGCGCGACGCAGAGAACCGCTTCAAGGACAGCGAGAAGGCCCGGGCCAAGCTGGAGAAGCAGGTCCGACACATGAAGGTCTGCAGTGGAGGACCTGCACCTGACGCCcagcagctggaggagcagaCTTCTCAA CCTGTGTCTCTGCGACCTGGACGAGACGACTTCCGTGCAGCTGACACAGTGCAGGCCAGACCGGAGTCTGACTGCGCAGCAGATGGTCTACAGGACGGCAGTGATTTGGAGGTTGACATGACATcggatgatgatgacgatgacgatgagaCATCGGAAAACTCCAAAG GTCTTCATGATATTCCAGAGGACCTGTGA
- the arhgef1a gene encoding rho guanine nucleotide exchange factor 1a isoform X6: MSRVASLSKLRQERMREINMRNKEREQMREREKAAREREACYGNGHLFTTLTVSGTTLCTACNKSITAKEALNCPTCNVTIHNRCRDTLPNCAKMRQRQQKTVLLRNNSAPGMRERPTSAIYPSESFRQTLLGSRRGRSGLSLSKSVSTNNISGALNDDSPLGLRRILSQSTDSLSFRARAMSVESLNDDGDIYYTSVLEELEMEIQDFKADSWSMAVDTNYLQAHRKNVIKRQDVIYELIQTELHHMRTLYIMERVFQQGMLDELQLELSTVHSIFPCLDQLIRIHSHFLAQLLLRRNNSLQPGSSHNFTIHELGDILLQQFSGQSGDDMRKTYAEFCSRHLKALKVYKELLARDKRFQYFIRRVTRGPLLRCHGVQECILLVTQRISKYPVLIQRILENSTEDEEEAAAVAQALSRIRELLTSIDQQVEEIEKTQRLQEIQARLDPRSEARVRDGRVFKTVELLRRRLVHEGTLFWKTPGSRLKDIQVLLMTDILVFLQEKDQRFIFPSLDKPPVLSLQNLIVRDIANQERGMFLISDSCPPEMYELHAATKENRNVWIRHIQRTVSKCPSREEFPLIETEHKAHLRRLKADLHQKDREVLELLQERVMVFCELAELTSGQEGLHPPITRYLFRADTPQAPRAEKLLLDATAEVDRLSELLLGSSVDIPILCHHNHKEVADTGPQDLLLNGAHEFCVSKDSMRSQDKTPSSVSKRLQGNEICQRLVNLSVYLHALQGAIIKQDSILEMLLQSQDTTVPAGGGGGGGGGGGAARPLWRDGGNREANVGSSIGELALLQRQHSLLQDELLRLRDAENRFKDSEKARAKLEKQVRHMKVCSGGPAPDAQQLEEQTSQPVSLRPGRDDFRAADTVQARPESDCAADGLQDGSDLEVDMTSDDDDDDDETSENSKGLHDIPEDL; the protein is encoded by the exons aataaagagagagaacaaatgagggaACGGGAGAAGGCAGCCAGAGAAAGGGAAGCGTGTTACGGCAACGGTCACTTGTTCACAACGTTGACGGTGTCAGGAACTACACTGTGCACGGCCTGCAACAAGAGCATCACTGCCAAGGAGGCGCTCAACTGCCCGA catgcaACGTCACCATCCACAACCGCTGCAGAGATACTTTGCCAAACTGTgccaaaatgagacagagg cagcagaagacagtCCTGTTGAGGAATAACTCAG CTCCAGGAATGCGTGAACGTCCAACCTCGGCGATCTACCCCTCCGAGAGCTTCCGACAGACCCTGCTGGGGTCACGGCGAGGTCGCTCCGGCCTTTCACTCTCCAAGAGCGTCTCCACCAACAACATCTCAGG CGCTCTGAACGACGACTCTCCTCTGGGCCTGCGCAGGATCCTGTCCCAGTCCACAGACTCGCTCAGCTTCAGGGCCAGAGCCATGTCTGTGGAGTCGCTCAATGATGACG GAGACATTTACTATACGTCAGTGCTGGAGGAGTTGGAGATGGAGATCCAGGACTTTAAGGCAGACTCGTGGAGCATGGCTGTGGACACCAACTATCTGCAGGCACATCGCAAAAATGTCATCAAGAGGCAGGACGTCATCTACG AGCTGATCCAGACGGAGCTGCACCACATGCGCACGCTCTACATCATGGAGAGGGTGTTTCAGCAGGGCATGCTGGACGAGCTTCAGCTGGAACTGAGCACCGTGCACTCAATCTTCCCCTGCTTAGACCAGCTCATCAGAATACACTCTCACTTCCtggcacagctgctgctgcggcgcAACAACAGCCTGCAGCCTGGATCCAGCCACAACTTCACCATCCACGAGCTGGGAGACATTCTGTTACAGCAG TTCTCAGGCCAGAGTGGCGACGACATGAGGAAGACTTACGCCGAGTTCTGCAGCCGCCACTTAAAGGCTCTTAAAGTCTACAAGGAGCTGCTGGCTCGAGACAAGAGGTTCCAGTACTTTATACGA CGGGTGACTCGAGGACCGTTGCTACGTTGCCACGGGGTTCAGGAGTGCATCTTGTTGGTGACTCAGCGAATCTCCAAGTATCCTGTCCTCATTCAGCGCATTCTGGAAAACAGCACCG aggacgaggaagaagctgctgctgtggcccAGGCGCTCAGCAGAATCAGAGAACTCCTTACTTCAATAGACCAGCAG GTGGAGGAGATAGAGAAAACACAGCGGCTGCAGGAGATCCAGGCCAGACTGGACCCCAGATCTGAGGCCAGAGTGAGAGACGGCAGAGTTTTCAAGACCGTGGAGTTACTGCGACGCAGACTTGTCCACGAGGGAACCCTGTTCTGGAAAACCCCAGGATCCAGACTCAAAG atatacAGGTCTTATTGATGACGGACATCCTGGTGTTCCTGCAGGAGAAGGACCAGAGGTTCATCTTCCCAAGTCTG GACAAACCCCCGGTGCTGTCCCTGCAGAACCTCATCGTGAGGGACATCGCCAATCAGGAGCGAGGCATGTTCCTCATCAGCGACTCCTGTCCGCCCGAGATGTACGAGCTCCACGCCGCCACCAAGGAAAACAGGAACGTGTGGATACGACACATCCAACGCACAGTCAGCAA gtgtccGTCAAGGGAGGAGTTCCCTCTCATCGAGACGGAACACAAGGCCCATCTGAGGAGACTCAAAG CCGATCTCCATCAGAAGGACCGGGAGGTGCTGGAGCTCCTGCAGGAGAGGGTGATGGTGTTCTGTGAGCTGGCAGAGCTGACCAGTGGTCAGGAGGGACTTCATCCTCCCATCACTCGCTACCTGTTCCGCGCGGACACACCCCAAGCTCCCCGAGCGGAGAAACTGCTACTGGATGCAACAGCTGAAG TGGACAGACTGAGTGAACTCCTCCTGGGCTCCAGTGTGGACATACCTATTCTCTGTCATCACAACCACAAGGAGGTGGCAGACACCG GTCCTCAGGATCTCCTGCTCAACGGAGCCCATGAGTTTTGTGTCTCAAAG GACAGCATGAGGAGTCAAGACAAGACACCTTCCTCTGTAAGTAAGAGGCTTCAAGGAAAC GAGATCTGTCAGAGACTGGTGAATCTCAGTGTTTATCTTCACGCACTTCAG GGTGCGATCATCAAACAGGACTCAATCCTGGAAATGCTGCTACAATCTCAGGACACCACAGTGccggctggaggaggaggaggaggaggaggaggaggaggagcagcgcgCCCTCTGTGGCGAGACGGCGGAAACCGCGAGGCCAACGTGGGGTCATCCATCGGGGAGCTGGCTCTTCTGCAGAGACAACACAGTCTGCTGCAGGACGAGCTGCTGAGACTGCGCGACGCAGAGAACCGCTTCAAGGACAGCGAGAAGGCCCGGGCCAAGCTGGAGAAGCAGGTCCGACACATGAAGGTCTGCAGTGGAGGACCTGCACCTGACGCCcagcagctggaggagcagaCTTCTCAA CCTGTGTCTCTGCGACCTGGACGAGACGACTTCCGTGCAGCTGACACAGTGCAGGCCAGACCGGAGTCTGACTGCGCAGCAGATGGTCTACAGGACGGCAGTGATTTGGAGGTTGACATGACATcggatgatgatgacgatgacgatgagaCATCGGAAAACTCCAAAG GTCTTCATGATATTCCAGAGGACCTGTGA
- the arhgef1a gene encoding rho guanine nucleotide exchange factor 1a isoform X2, with protein MSRVASLSKLRQERMREINMRNKEREQMREREKAAREREACYGNGHLFTTLTVSGTTLCTACNKSITAKEALNCPTCNVTIHNRCRDTLPNCAKMRQRQQKTVLLRNNSGLHNVTLRAKTPGMRERPTSAIYPSESFRQTLLGSRRGRSGLSLSKSVSTNNISGALNDDSPLGLRRILSQSTDSLSFRARAMSVESLNDDGDIYYTSVLEELEMEIQDFKADSWSMAVDTNYLQAHRKNVIKRQDVIYELIQTELHHMRTLYIMERVFQQGMLDELQLELSTVHSIFPCLDQLIRIHSHFLAQLLLRRNNSLQPGSSHNFTIHELGDILLQQFSGQSGDDMRKTYAEFCSRHLKALKVYKELLARDKRFQYFIRRVTRGPLLRCHGVQECILLVTQRISKYPVLIQRILENSTEDEEEAAAVAQALSRIRELLTSIDQQVEEIEKTQRLQEIQARLDPRSEARVRDGRVFKTVELLRRRLVHEGTLFWKTPGSRLKDIQVLLMTDILVFLQEKDQRFIFPSLDKPPVLSLQNLIVRDIANQERGMFLISDSCPPEMYELHAATKENRNVWIRHIQRTVSKCPSREEFPLIETEHKAHLRRLKADLHQKDREVLELLQERVMVFCELAELTSGQEGLHPPITRYLFRADTPQAPRAEKLLLDATAEVDRLSELLLGSSVDIPILCHHNHKEVADTGPQDLLLNGAHEFCVSKDSMRSQDKTPSSVSKRLQGNEICQRLVNLSVYLHALQGAIIKQDSILEMLLQSQDTTVPAGGGGGGGGGGGAARPLWRDGGNREANVGSSIGELALLQRQHSLLQDELLRLRDAENRFKDSEKARAKLEKQVRHMKVCSGGPAPDAQQLEEQTSQPVSLRPGRDDFRAADTVQARPESDCAADGLQDGSDLEVDMTSDDDDDDDETSENSKGLHDIPEDL; from the exons aataaagagagagaacaaatgagggaACGGGAGAAGGCAGCCAGAGAAAGGGAAGCGTGTTACGGCAACGGTCACTTGTTCACAACGTTGACGGTGTCAGGAACTACACTGTGCACGGCCTGCAACAAGAGCATCACTGCCAAGGAGGCGCTCAACTGCCCGA catgcaACGTCACCATCCACAACCGCTGCAGAGATACTTTGCCAAACTGTgccaaaatgagacagagg cagcagaagacagtCCTGTTGAGGAATAACTCAGGTTTGCACAACGTCACACTGCGCGCAAAAA CTCCAGGAATGCGTGAACGTCCAACCTCGGCGATCTACCCCTCCGAGAGCTTCCGACAGACCCTGCTGGGGTCACGGCGAGGTCGCTCCGGCCTTTCACTCTCCAAGAGCGTCTCCACCAACAACATCTCAGG CGCTCTGAACGACGACTCTCCTCTGGGCCTGCGCAGGATCCTGTCCCAGTCCACAGACTCGCTCAGCTTCAGGGCCAGAGCCATGTCTGTGGAGTCGCTCAATGATGACG GAGACATTTACTATACGTCAGTGCTGGAGGAGTTGGAGATGGAGATCCAGGACTTTAAGGCAGACTCGTGGAGCATGGCTGTGGACACCAACTATCTGCAGGCACATCGCAAAAATGTCATCAAGAGGCAGGACGTCATCTACG AGCTGATCCAGACGGAGCTGCACCACATGCGCACGCTCTACATCATGGAGAGGGTGTTTCAGCAGGGCATGCTGGACGAGCTTCAGCTGGAACTGAGCACCGTGCACTCAATCTTCCCCTGCTTAGACCAGCTCATCAGAATACACTCTCACTTCCtggcacagctgctgctgcggcgcAACAACAGCCTGCAGCCTGGATCCAGCCACAACTTCACCATCCACGAGCTGGGAGACATTCTGTTACAGCAG TTCTCAGGCCAGAGTGGCGACGACATGAGGAAGACTTACGCCGAGTTCTGCAGCCGCCACTTAAAGGCTCTTAAAGTCTACAAGGAGCTGCTGGCTCGAGACAAGAGGTTCCAGTACTTTATACGA CGGGTGACTCGAGGACCGTTGCTACGTTGCCACGGGGTTCAGGAGTGCATCTTGTTGGTGACTCAGCGAATCTCCAAGTATCCTGTCCTCATTCAGCGCATTCTGGAAAACAGCACCG aggacgaggaagaagctgctgctgtggcccAGGCGCTCAGCAGAATCAGAGAACTCCTTACTTCAATAGACCAGCAG GTGGAGGAGATAGAGAAAACACAGCGGCTGCAGGAGATCCAGGCCAGACTGGACCCCAGATCTGAGGCCAGAGTGAGAGACGGCAGAGTTTTCAAGACCGTGGAGTTACTGCGACGCAGACTTGTCCACGAGGGAACCCTGTTCTGGAAAACCCCAGGATCCAGACTCAAAG atatacAGGTCTTATTGATGACGGACATCCTGGTGTTCCTGCAGGAGAAGGACCAGAGGTTCATCTTCCCAAGTCTG GACAAACCCCCGGTGCTGTCCCTGCAGAACCTCATCGTGAGGGACATCGCCAATCAGGAGCGAGGCATGTTCCTCATCAGCGACTCCTGTCCGCCCGAGATGTACGAGCTCCACGCCGCCACCAAGGAAAACAGGAACGTGTGGATACGACACATCCAACGCACAGTCAGCAA gtgtccGTCAAGGGAGGAGTTCCCTCTCATCGAGACGGAACACAAGGCCCATCTGAGGAGACTCAAAG CCGATCTCCATCAGAAGGACCGGGAGGTGCTGGAGCTCCTGCAGGAGAGGGTGATGGTGTTCTGTGAGCTGGCAGAGCTGACCAGTGGTCAGGAGGGACTTCATCCTCCCATCACTCGCTACCTGTTCCGCGCGGACACACCCCAAGCTCCCCGAGCGGAGAAACTGCTACTGGATGCAACAGCTGAAG TGGACAGACTGAGTGAACTCCTCCTGGGCTCCAGTGTGGACATACCTATTCTCTGTCATCACAACCACAAGGAGGTGGCAGACACCG GTCCTCAGGATCTCCTGCTCAACGGAGCCCATGAGTTTTGTGTCTCAAAG GACAGCATGAGGAGTCAAGACAAGACACCTTCCTCTGTAAGTAAGAGGCTTCAAGGAAAC GAGATCTGTCAGAGACTGGTGAATCTCAGTGTTTATCTTCACGCACTTCAG GGTGCGATCATCAAACAGGACTCAATCCTGGAAATGCTGCTACAATCTCAGGACACCACAGTGccggctggaggaggaggaggaggaggaggaggaggaggagcagcgcgCCCTCTGTGGCGAGACGGCGGAAACCGCGAGGCCAACGTGGGGTCATCCATCGGGGAGCTGGCTCTTCTGCAGAGACAACACAGTCTGCTGCAGGACGAGCTGCTGAGACTGCGCGACGCAGAGAACCGCTTCAAGGACAGCGAGAAGGCCCGGGCCAAGCTGGAGAAGCAGGTCCGACACATGAAGGTCTGCAGTGGAGGACCTGCACCTGACGCCcagcagctggaggagcagaCTTCTCAA CCTGTGTCTCTGCGACCTGGACGAGACGACTTCCGTGCAGCTGACACAGTGCAGGCCAGACCGGAGTCTGACTGCGCAGCAGATGGTCTACAGGACGGCAGTGATTTGGAGGTTGACATGACATcggatgatgatgacgatgacgatgagaCATCGGAAAACTCCAAAG GTCTTCATGATATTCCAGAGGACCTGTGA
- the arhgef1a gene encoding rho guanine nucleotide exchange factor 1a isoform X5: MSRVASLSKLRQERMREINMRNKEREQMREREKAAREREACYGNGHLFTTLTVSGTTLCTACNKSITAKEALNCPTCNVTIHNRCRDTLPNCAKMRQRTFCPLLSQQQKTVLLRNNSAPGMRERPTSAIYPSESFRQTLLGSRRGRSGLSLSKSVSTNNISGALNDDSPLGLRRILSQSTDSLSFRARAMSVESLNDDGDIYYTSVLEELEMEIQDFKADSWSMAVDTNYLQAHRKNVIKRQDVIYELIQTELHHMRTLYIMERVFQQGMLDELQLELSTVHSIFPCLDQLIRIHSHFLAQLLLRRNNSLQPGSSHNFTIHELGDILLQQFSGQSGDDMRKTYAEFCSRHLKALKVYKELLARDKRFQYFIRRVTRGPLLRCHGVQECILLVTQRISKYPVLIQRILENSTEDEEEAAAVAQALSRIRELLTSIDQQVEEIEKTQRLQEIQARLDPRSEARVRDGRVFKTVELLRRRLVHEGTLFWKTPGSRLKDIQVLLMTDILVFLQEKDQRFIFPSLDKPPVLSLQNLIVRDIANQERGMFLISDSCPPEMYELHAATKENRNVWIRHIQRTVSKCPSREEFPLIETEHKAHLRRLKADLHQKDREVLELLQERVMVFCELAELTSGQEGLHPPITRYLFRADTPQAPRAEKLLLDATAEVDRLSELLLGSSVDIPILCHHNHKEVADTGPQDLLLNGAHEFCVSKDSMRSQDKTPSSVSKRLQGNEICQRLVNLSVYLHALQGAIIKQDSILEMLLQSQDTTVPAGGGGGGGGGGGAARPLWRDGGNREANVGSSIGELALLQRQHSLLQDELLRLRDAENRFKDSEKARAKLEKQVRHMKVCSGGPAPDAQQLEEQTSQPVSLRPGRDDFRAADTVQARPESDCAADGLQDGSDLEVDMTSDDDDDDDETSENSKGLHDIPEDL, translated from the exons aataaagagagagaacaaatgagggaACGGGAGAAGGCAGCCAGAGAAAGGGAAGCGTGTTACGGCAACGGTCACTTGTTCACAACGTTGACGGTGTCAGGAACTACACTGTGCACGGCCTGCAACAAGAGCATCACTGCCAAGGAGGCGCTCAACTGCCCGA catgcaACGTCACCATCCACAACCGCTGCAGAGATACTTTGCCAAACTGTgccaaaatgagacagagg ACGTTTTGTCCTTTGTTAtcgcagcagcagaagacagtCCTGTTGAGGAATAACTCAG CTCCAGGAATGCGTGAACGTCCAACCTCGGCGATCTACCCCTCCGAGAGCTTCCGACAGACCCTGCTGGGGTCACGGCGAGGTCGCTCCGGCCTTTCACTCTCCAAGAGCGTCTCCACCAACAACATCTCAGG CGCTCTGAACGACGACTCTCCTCTGGGCCTGCGCAGGATCCTGTCCCAGTCCACAGACTCGCTCAGCTTCAGGGCCAGAGCCATGTCTGTGGAGTCGCTCAATGATGACG GAGACATTTACTATACGTCAGTGCTGGAGGAGTTGGAGATGGAGATCCAGGACTTTAAGGCAGACTCGTGGAGCATGGCTGTGGACACCAACTATCTGCAGGCACATCGCAAAAATGTCATCAAGAGGCAGGACGTCATCTACG AGCTGATCCAGACGGAGCTGCACCACATGCGCACGCTCTACATCATGGAGAGGGTGTTTCAGCAGGGCATGCTGGACGAGCTTCAGCTGGAACTGAGCACCGTGCACTCAATCTTCCCCTGCTTAGACCAGCTCATCAGAATACACTCTCACTTCCtggcacagctgctgctgcggcgcAACAACAGCCTGCAGCCTGGATCCAGCCACAACTTCACCATCCACGAGCTGGGAGACATTCTGTTACAGCAG TTCTCAGGCCAGAGTGGCGACGACATGAGGAAGACTTACGCCGAGTTCTGCAGCCGCCACTTAAAGGCTCTTAAAGTCTACAAGGAGCTGCTGGCTCGAGACAAGAGGTTCCAGTACTTTATACGA CGGGTGACTCGAGGACCGTTGCTACGTTGCCACGGGGTTCAGGAGTGCATCTTGTTGGTGACTCAGCGAATCTCCAAGTATCCTGTCCTCATTCAGCGCATTCTGGAAAACAGCACCG aggacgaggaagaagctgctgctgtggcccAGGCGCTCAGCAGAATCAGAGAACTCCTTACTTCAATAGACCAGCAG GTGGAGGAGATAGAGAAAACACAGCGGCTGCAGGAGATCCAGGCCAGACTGGACCCCAGATCTGAGGCCAGAGTGAGAGACGGCAGAGTTTTCAAGACCGTGGAGTTACTGCGACGCAGACTTGTCCACGAGGGAACCCTGTTCTGGAAAACCCCAGGATCCAGACTCAAAG atatacAGGTCTTATTGATGACGGACATCCTGGTGTTCCTGCAGGAGAAGGACCAGAGGTTCATCTTCCCAAGTCTG GACAAACCCCCGGTGCTGTCCCTGCAGAACCTCATCGTGAGGGACATCGCCAATCAGGAGCGAGGCATGTTCCTCATCAGCGACTCCTGTCCGCCCGAGATGTACGAGCTCCACGCCGCCACCAAGGAAAACAGGAACGTGTGGATACGACACATCCAACGCACAGTCAGCAA gtgtccGTCAAGGGAGGAGTTCCCTCTCATCGAGACGGAACACAAGGCCCATCTGAGGAGACTCAAAG CCGATCTCCATCAGAAGGACCGGGAGGTGCTGGAGCTCCTGCAGGAGAGGGTGATGGTGTTCTGTGAGCTGGCAGAGCTGACCAGTGGTCAGGAGGGACTTCATCCTCCCATCACTCGCTACCTGTTCCGCGCGGACACACCCCAAGCTCCCCGAGCGGAGAAACTGCTACTGGATGCAACAGCTGAAG TGGACAGACTGAGTGAACTCCTCCTGGGCTCCAGTGTGGACATACCTATTCTCTGTCATCACAACCACAAGGAGGTGGCAGACACCG GTCCTCAGGATCTCCTGCTCAACGGAGCCCATGAGTTTTGTGTCTCAAAG GACAGCATGAGGAGTCAAGACAAGACACCTTCCTCTGTAAGTAAGAGGCTTCAAGGAAAC GAGATCTGTCAGAGACTGGTGAATCTCAGTGTTTATCTTCACGCACTTCAG GGTGCGATCATCAAACAGGACTCAATCCTGGAAATGCTGCTACAATCTCAGGACACCACAGTGccggctggaggaggaggaggaggaggaggaggaggaggagcagcgcgCCCTCTGTGGCGAGACGGCGGAAACCGCGAGGCCAACGTGGGGTCATCCATCGGGGAGCTGGCTCTTCTGCAGAGACAACACAGTCTGCTGCAGGACGAGCTGCTGAGACTGCGCGACGCAGAGAACCGCTTCAAGGACAGCGAGAAGGCCCGGGCCAAGCTGGAGAAGCAGGTCCGACACATGAAGGTCTGCAGTGGAGGACCTGCACCTGACGCCcagcagctggaggagcagaCTTCTCAA CCTGTGTCTCTGCGACCTGGACGAGACGACTTCCGTGCAGCTGACACAGTGCAGGCCAGACCGGAGTCTGACTGCGCAGCAGATGGTCTACAGGACGGCAGTGATTTGGAGGTTGACATGACATcggatgatgatgacgatgacgatgagaCATCGGAAAACTCCAAAG GTCTTCATGATATTCCAGAGGACCTGTGA